The Thermocrinis ruber genomic sequence ACCCACATCCCTTATTGGTTTGGCAAGGATTATCTTCTTCCTGTCTATTTCAAATCCCTTTTCTGCCAAAGCTTTGGCGATCTCCGTACTGGTAACTGAGCCATAAAGTTTTCCTTTTTCGCCTACCTGATGCTTGATCTCCAGCACCAAGCCTTCCAACTTCTTCGCCAAGGCAAGGGCTTTTTCTTTTTCCTTCTGTAGTTTCCTCTGCTTTTGAGAGAGTATGCTTTGAACATGCCTTAGGTTGGATTCGGTGGCAGGGAGGGCTATACCCCTTGGTATGAGGTAGTTTCTGGCAAAGCCGTCTTTTACATTTATCACCGTCCCTATAGTACCATAACCCTCAAAATCTTTAATAAGCACCACCTTCATACCTGTACCTCCTTAGGTTATGAGATAAGGTAGTAGTGCCAATTGTCTTGCCCTCTTTATCTCCCTTGACAGAATCCGTTGATGCTTGGCACACACGCCTGTTTGCCTTCTGCCTATGATCTTGCCTCTTTCAGATAAAAACTTTGCTAACTCTTCATACTCCTTGTAAGAAGGATCTTTACCCTTCTCACAGAAATAACAGGTCTTTTTTGCACCTTTTTTTATCTCCATTTTTCAACCTCCTTAAAAGGGTAGTTCATCATCTTCTGAAGAAAAGGGCCTTTCTTCAAAGCCCACTTCTGTATCTTCCGGCAGGACCTCCTCCTCTATAGGTCCTTCCGCCTTTGGCTTCCTTATGATCCTGACCGCACTGGCTACAATTCTCACCTTGCTCTGTGGCCTGCCTTCTTTGTCAACCCAGCGGTCCTGACGGAGACTCCCCTCTATCACTACCATGTAGCCTTTGGAGAGCCTTGTACCCAAATCTTCTGCCAACCTGCCGTAGGCCCTAACATCAAAATAATGGGTCTCTTCTCTCCATTCATCGTTAACTTTAAACCTTCTGTTGTATGCTATGGAAAACTCCACCACCTGCGTTCCGGAAGGGAGATAGTTTATTATAGGGTCCCTCACCAGGTTTCCTATAATTAGTACCTTATTGAGCATGGCTTGCTTCTTTTTTCGCTTTTTGCTTTATGTTGAGCCACCTTATAACGTCATCATTGATCTTGTAATAAAAATCCAATTCGTTAGGCAGATCAGTGTTTTCGGATCTTATTTCAATGATGAAATATCTGCCGTGGGTAAAGTTGTTGATCCTGTAAGCGAGAGGCTTTAGCCCCCAATCTAAGACGTTCAGAATCTCACCGCCCTTTTTGGTTATAAAGTCTTTTATCTCCTGAACCCTTCTGTTTACCTCTTCTTCTGAGAGGGTGGGTTTTAAGACCACTACGCTCTCATAATGCCTTATGGTCTCATAATATCTCTTTGCCATCTTCTACCTCCTGGCCTAAGTTTAGGTCCTCACCCTTACGGTGAGAACGAGGTAAAGATACATTTTATCATTCCTTGAACCTTTTTGCAAGCTCTTCCATAACCTCCTGCCACGCAACACCCTTTACCACAAGGGAAAGGATCAAGGAATACAAGAGGTCTGCGGTTTCAAGAACTATCTGATCCTTTTGGGAGTTTTTGAGGGCTATGAGGGTTTCTATGGCTTCCTCGCCAAACTTTTGTAAAACTCTGTCCTCCCCTTCCAAAAAGAGCCTGACGGTGTAAGAATTTTTAGGCTTTCGGGCTAGCCTATCCTTTATAACCTCCTCCAACCTGCTTGGCGTTTCAAAGGGCAAGGGTCTGAGCTTTCTGTTCCCTTGAATATTCCTAAAAAAGCAGTTTCTTTCTCCCGTGTGGCATGCCCTGTTTAGGTTTTGTTCCACTATGTAAAGCAACACATCCTCGTCGCAATCAACACGGACTTCTATAACCCTTTGAAGCTCTCCAGAGGTCTCTCCCTTTTTCCATATCTCCTTCCTTGAACGGGAATAGTAATGGGCATAGCCTGTCTCCAAGGTAAGCTGGAGTGCCTGCTGGTTAGCCCAGGCGAACATCCTTATCTCGCCCGTCCTATAATCCTGGGCTATTACAGGCAGTAGCCCCTCTTGGTTCCATTTAAGGTTTTTTATAAGCTCATCCGAATATGTCAATGGGTTCCTCTCTGAATTCTCCATCTATCAACTCCCAACTTCTATAGGACACTACCTTACCCTTGCTAACAGACAGTATTATGTAAGAAAAGCCCTCAAAGGCCCTTTCCCTGTCAAATTCAGAGGGTCTGTCCGGATGGTCTGGGTGGGAGTGATAGACCCCTACTATCTCAAGCCCAAACTCCTTAGCCTTCTGTTCTGCCTTAAGGTAATCCTTTGGGTCTATTTGGTATCTATCGTTCTTTCTCTCCGGATATGCGTTGGGTGTCTCATAAGCACCAAAGACTATGCGCACATCCTGTTGGAATTTGCCCAGCAACAGTCCGCAGGTTTCGTAGGGATAATCCCTCTCCGCTTGTAGGATCATCTTCTGAAGGGCAGACCTTTTAAGCCTTAGCATGGATCAAAAGCTCCGCTATTTGTACTGCGTTGGTGGCTGCACCCTTTCTTATGTTGTCCGCCACCACCCACATAGAAAGCCCTGGCTCAAAAACCAAGTCCTTCCTTATCCTGCCCACAAAGACCTCATCCCTGCCCGCCACATCTATTGGAGTGGGATAACCTTCTTCCACCAGCACCACACCCTTTGCCTTCCTTAAAAGCTCCATTGCGGATTCTGGTTCCAGTGGACGGTTTAGCTTTACAGAAATTGCTTCCGAGTGTCCGTAAAAGACGGGAACCCTCACTGTGGTGGCACTTACCTTTATGTTTGGGTCGTGCAATATTTTCCTTGTTTCGTTCACCATCTTCATCTCTTCTTTGGTGTATCCGTTTTCTGTGAATACATCTATCTGTGGGATCACGTTGAAGGCGATCCTGCGCGGGAGATTTTTGACCTCCATCTGTTCACCCCGGCACCAAGCCCTTGTTTGTTCTTCTAGTTCTCTTATTGCCTTGGCACCCGCACCGGAGACCGACTGATAGGTTGCCACCACTATGGCAGAAATTCCCACCGCGTCGTATATGGGCTTTAGTGCTACCAACATCTGTATGGTAGAGCAGTTGGGATTGGCAATTATGCCCTTGTGATTTTCCACATCCTCCGGGTTTACCTCCGGCACAACCAGTGGCACATCAGGGTCTAACCTCCAGGCGGAAGAGTTATCTATAACTATCGCACCATCCTTGACAAAGCGGGGAGCGTACTCTTTGCTCACCGCAGAACCTGCCGAAAAGAGGGCTATGTCTATGCCCTTAAAGGAGGTCTCTTTGTTTAGCGCCCTTACTTTGAACTTCTCACCCCTGAAGGTTAGCTCGGTACCCTCCGATTTTTCGGAGGCATAAAGGTAAAGCTCATCCACCGGGAAGTTTCTTTCTTCGAGCACCTTTAAAAAGGTCCTTCCCACTTCACCCGTCGCACCAACTATGGCTACACGCATGGCATTATAATTTTAAGCCCAATGGACCTGAGCGTTAACCTTTTTGGTATTTCCTTTAAAAATCCCGTTTGGGTGGCGTCGGGCACCTTTGGTTATGGGTTGGAAGCCCTCAAGCTCTATGACATCTCCAAGCTGGGTGCGGTGGTAACTAAGGGACTTTCCCTAAAGCCACGCATCGGTAATGAACCCCCACGCATAGCAGAAACTCCCTGCGGTATGCTAAACTCCATAGGACTTCAAAACCCGGGCGTAGAAGCCTTTCTAAAGGAGATATACCCCCAAATAGAGCACATAGACACCCACTTCATAGCCAACGTTTTTGGAGAGACGGAGGAGGAATACTTGGAGGTTTGCTTGGCTTTGGAGAGTGCGGACAAAATAGTAGCCTATGAGCTCAATGTGTCCTGTCCCAACGTTAAAAAGGGTGGGCTTGCCTTTGGGCATGACCTAAAGGTCTTGGGAAGGTTGGTAAGTAAAATAAAGGGAAAGGTAAAAAAGCCTGTACTTGTTAAACTGTCTCCAAACACGGGAGATGTGGTTTTGTTTGGCAAGGTTTGCGTGGATAACGGTGCGGACGGGCTCGTAGCCATAAATACCCTTTTGGGTATGAAAATAGATGTGGAAAAAAGGACCCCCGTTCTATCCACCGTGAAGGGTGGACTCTCGGGTCCAGCCATCCTGCCCATTGCGGTTAGAATGGTCTGGGAGCTCTATCAAGCCCTTGGTACTTCCGTTCCCATCATAGGAGTTGGTGGCATCTACGATACGGATTCTGCCCTTCAGCACATGCTGGCGGGTGCGTCTGCGGTGCAGGTGGGAACCGCCAACTTCTTTGACCCACTCAGTCCCCTCAAAATCCTTGAAGGCATAGAGGACTACCTCAAAAGACACCAACTAACTTTAAAAGACTTGGTAGGAGGTGCCCACAGTGAATACAGACCTGATAGATGCCCTTGTTAAAAAGTTGAAGGGTGAGTTGGTGCAGACCCACGCCAGCTGGGTAATACTGACAGAAGACTTTGCCTACAAGATAAAGAAGCCCGTAAATTTTGGCTTTTTGGACTATTCCACCTTAGAAAAGAGAAGGGAGAATTGCCTTAGGGAAGTGGAGCTCAACAGGAGGCTCTGCCCTTGGGTCTATGTGGGCGTTCTTGAGGTGGTCAAGGTGAACTCTGAGTACTTTTTGGAGGGTGAGGGCGAAGTGGTAGAGTATGCAGTGAAGATGAGAAGGATTCCAGAGGAGAGGCTTATGAAAAATCTTTTGGACAAACTGACAGAAGAAGACCTCAGAAGGTTGGCAAAGCACCTCTTTGACTTCCACCAGAGGGCGGAAAGGAAGGATGAGTTCGGAAGGCTTGAGCTTATGAAGTTCAACACCGATGAAAACTTCATGCAAACCCAAAAGTATGTGGGAATAACCATAGAGGAGCAGGATTATAACTTTATAAAGTCAGCCACCGAAGAGTTTTACAAAAAGTACGCCCCTCTCTTTGAAAAGAGGATGAAGGAGGGAAGAATAAGGGACGGACATGGAGACATAAGGCTGGAGCATGTAGCCTTTTTGGAGGAGGGAATTTGCATCTTTGACTGCATAGAGTTTAACGAAAGGTTCAGGTGCGGAGATGTGCTAAACGATATGTGCTTTTTGTCCATGGAGTTGGAGTTTAACGGAAGGGAAGATTTAGCCAAAGTTTATGAGGAGGAGTACAAAAGGCTGAGTCAGGACCCCGAGTTTGACCTGTTTTTGCCCTTTTTTAAGTGCTACCGGGCTTATGTGCGCGGAAAGGTGGAGTCCTTTATGCTTGACGACCCAAATCTGTCGGAAGAAGAAAAGCAAAAGCACAAAGAAAGGGCAAGCAAACTGTTTAAGCTTAGCAGAAAGTATGCAGAAAGCTTAGTCTAACCACCTTAACACCACTTCAAAGCCCTCTTCCCTTCTGAACTTTTCCTTTTTACCTTTACCTTTGCCTTTCATCTCCCGCTCCCACTCGTAGTATCTGATCACGAGCTCATTCCTTGGGTCTATCATCCTTGCCCTACCAAAGTATATTTGGGCGTCTTCGTCCCTGTCCGACAGAAGCAATACAAGCCCTATCGTAGCATTTACCCTTGCTTCCCACCCCTTATTGGGAGAGTACCTTAGGGCCAACATCAACCTGTCGTAGGCTGTGGAGTAATAACCGCACATCCCCTCTGCCACACCCAACCAGTATAGGGCTTCAAAGTTGTTAGGATTTTTCGCCAGGGCTTTGTTAAACTCATGTATAGCTTTATCGCATTTCCCTTTCCTAAGGTGCTTTTTGCCGTTTTCTACGGCCTTATCAGAGGCTATTATCAAACCGGGCGGTCTGCCCTCTGACCTTGGACTTTCTCCCACTGCCACAGTGGTAGAGCATGAAAAGATAAAGAGAGGGACCAAGAATAGAAGCAAGTTAAAGATTGCCTTATTTGACATTATCAACCACCTCCTCAGAAATTATAAATTAACCCCTTTGCCAAAGCCCAATTTTGAAGGATCTTGAGCCCAACCCTTTGGCTCTTTTCTGGGTGAAACTGCACCGCAAAGATATTTTCATATTCTACGGAAGAAACAAACTCCTCTCCGTAGTCGGTGGTGGTCAGAATAACCTCTGCCCTCTTTGGGACCACTCGGTAGGAATGGACAAAATAGACAAAATCTCCATCTTTGATGCCCTCCAACAGGGATGAGTTCTTTTTCTTCCACAGTTGGTTCCAACCTATGTGTGGAATTTTTACCTTCGGTGGGAGCAAGACTACCTCTCCCTCCAAAACACCAAAACCCTTTTCTTCTCCAAACTCGAAGCTTCTTTCAAAAAGGAGCTGAAGTCCAAGACATATCCCCAAAAAGGGTTTGCCCTTTTCTATGTGGGAGAGTATAGGTCCGTAGAGGTTCAATCGGTGCAAATTTTCCATTGCATCCCTGAAGGCACCCACACCGGGCAATACCACCGCCCTTGCCCCTTTTACCACGTCCGCATCTGATGTTCTGATAACTTTAAGTCCCACATACTCCAGAGCCTTTTCTACGCTTCTGAGATTTCCCATTCCGTAATCTATAAGTGCTGTATAGTCCATAGAGATAAATATTAAAGCTCCAAGAGTTCCCCGTATGTGGGTATGTACGCATCAAAGCCAAGGCTTTCTTTTAGCTTCTGTTGAAAGATTGTCATCTTTTCCCTTTCTCCGTGGATCAGGAAGACCTTCTTTGGATTTTGGGTGTAAGATAGCCAATCCAACAGTCCCTTTTGGTCAGTGTGGGAGGAAAAGCCGTTTATTGTATAGACCTTTGCCCTAACCTCTATTTCTTCTCCGAAGATCCTGACAGGGCTTTCCCCCTCTATGATCCTTCTTCCCAAGGTGCCTTTGGGTTGATAGCCCACAAAAACCAAAGCGCATTCAGGTCGCCAAAGGTTGTACTTAAGATGGTATAGAATCCTTCCACCGGTCAGCATACCAGAACCCGCTATGATTATGGCACCGGAGGTTATAGAGTTTATGCTTTTAGACTCTTCCACATCCCTTGTGTAGTAGAGGTTGGGAAGTTTAAACGGATCCCTCTCAAGAAAGATCCTGTAGGTCTCTTCATCAAAAAACTCTGGATGGCTTTTAAACAGGTTGGTTAAGCTTATGGCTAATGGGCTGTCCAGAAAGATCTTACACTTGGGAAGTTTTCCCATCTCATAAAATTCCCTCAGAACGAATAGCACCTCTTGAGCCCTTTCTAATGCATAAGAAGGTATGATCACGTTACCGCCCATCTTGAAGGCGTAATTTATGGCATCCAAAAGCTCTTCTTTGGATTCTTCAAAGCTCTTGTGGTTTCTGTCTCCGTAGGTGGTTTCCACAAACACATAGTCCGCCTTTGATGGTCTTTGAGGATCTCTAACTATGGGTTTGTTTTTGTTGCCAAGGTCTCCAGAAAAGATAAGCCTTTTACTCTTTTTGTTCTCATATACCTCTACTTCCACAAAAGCTGAACCAAGTATATGCCCTGCATCCTTGAGGGTTATTTTCAGGTTATTGGTGATGTTAAACTCCTTGTCGTAAGGTAGGGTTATCCGGAAGAGTTCAATAGCTTCTAAAACATCGTACTCTTCGTAGAGAGGAGGGTTTGGAACTTTGCCGACACGTTGTAGCTTTCTGAGCTGAACCTTGTAATTTTCATACATCACCTTTGCAGCATCCAACAGCATCAAAAGGGCTATTCTCTTTGTGGCTTCCGTGGAGATAATTTTTCCTCTGAAACCTTCCCTAACGAGCAAGGGTATTCTTCCGCAGTGGTCTATGTGGGCGTGTGTAAGCACAACATAGTCAATTTCCCTCGGGTTAAAGGGAAAGGGTTCGTAATTTTTGTGTTCTTCCAAACCCTGAAACAGCCCGCAATCAATCAAAACCTTTTTGTTATCTGCCTCTAAGAGAAAGCAACTGCCCGTTACTCCTTCCACTCCTCCGTAGAACCCCACCCTCATCTATAAAGCTCCCTGTTTAGAATATACTCCTCCACATCCTGTGGCACCAGCCACCTTATGCTCTTTCCCTCTTTTATCCTCTGCCTTATCTCAGTGGAGGATATATCAATCCTTCTTATGCTAAGAATGAGATAGTCCTCACCTTCCCTTAGCTGTGGAAATCTCTCTTTGAAGTAGGTTTTCACTTCCTTACCCTTAGAAGCCCTGTCTATTATTATGAACTTGGCAAGCTTTACCAGCTCGTCGGGATCTTTCCACAGATGCAAAGTTAGGGCACTGTCTGCACCTATCAAAAAGGTGGGTCTTTCTTTTAGCTCCTGGAAGAGTTGTCTGGCGGTATCCACCGTGTAGGATACGCCCTTTCTGTTTAACTCCAGTGTGCTTATGGAAAATTTTTCCATCCCTTTAATTGCAAGCTTTAACATCTCAAGCCTATCCTCCGGGCTTGCCCTGTGAGGCTCCTTTAGCGGTGATTGATAGGCGGGCAAAAAGACAAGCTCTTCTATGTTAAGCTCTTCCAAGAGGTCCCTTGCTATGAGCAGGTGTCCCAGATGCACCGGGTCAAAGCTCCCACCAAAGAAAACTTTCATCACTCTTCCCGAGACCTCAGGATCAGTCTAATGGGTGCGTGCTTTATGTTAGTGCATTCCCTCAACCTTCTTTCAAAGAACTTCTTGTAGTGGCTTTTCCACTCTTCTGGGTTGTTGGTGTATAGCACAAAAGTAGGTGGCTTTGTGCTCTCTTGGTATGCATAATAAACTTTTATCCTGCCGGGCGGTGCCTTTTCTGATAGAACCTTCTCCACGCATCGGTTTACAAAGGATGTTTTGTGCTGTTTGCAGTAATCTTGATAAACCAATAGGACGTTGTCTAAGAGTTCTCTCACTCCCTTACCTTCTGTGGCAACGGTCAGCACAATGGGTGCATAGTCCAAAAAGCTTAGCCTTTTTCTCAAGTACTCTTTAACTTCCTCTTCGGTGGAGTTTATCAGGTCAAACTTGTTGCCTACGATCACACAACCTTTGTATCTTCTTGCTATGAGTCCTCCTATCCTTTGGTCTTGATGAACCACACCTTCCGAGAGGTCTACCACCAAGCAAACCACATCGGACATCTCTATAGCCTTTATGGACCTTCCCACCGAGAAGAACTCAACGCCGTACTCTACCTTGGACGGTCTTCTTATGCCAGCAGTATCCACTAAGATCAGTGGATTTCCTTTGTATTCAAAATAGACCTCCACCGCATCCCGGGTGGTGCCCGGTATTGGAGAGACAATCACTCTATCGCTACCAAGCACCGCATTCACCAGAGAGGACTTTCCCACATTAGGTCTGCCCACAAAAGAAAGCCTCAGCCCTTCCCTTTGGGCAACCTCCTCCTCCGGGAGCATACTAACCACATCGTCAAGCAGTTCTCCCACACCTCTTCCATGCTGGGCGGATATAGGATAGACCTTCTCAAAGCCCAAGCTGTAAAAGTCGTAGAGGTTCTCCTTTGCTTTTTTAACATCCATCTTATTTACCACCAGGAAGACCTTTTCCCTGTATGGATACAAGAGCTCCGCCACTGCCCTGTCCGCGTGGGTAATACCTTCCTTTCCATCCACCATAAAAAGGATCACGCTCGCCTGGTTTAGAAGCTCCTGAACCCTTTTTCTGATCTCTTGGGCTATGTAGTCTTTGTCCTCCAAAAGCCCTCCCGTGTCCACCACCCAAAAGCTTTTATCCTTCCAATGGACGATTGCCTCCAAGGCGTCCCGGGTAATGCCGGGCATATCATGAACTATGCTAAGCCTCTTTCCCACCAGGCGGTTAAAGAGGGTGGATTTTCCTACGTTCGGTCTTCCAACTATGACTACCTTATTCACTGTATATCTATTATAGCCATATCTGGTGGTTCAAAAAAGCGCATGGGAGGACCGCCTGTGCCAACACCTTTGCTAACAAAGAGGACACTTCCCTTTCCCAATTCTACCCATCCTGCGTTAGCATCAAATAGTCTTGGAATGATAAACTTTCCCACAGGGTAGTAAACCCCTCCGTGGGTGTGTCCCGCAAGCATAAGGTCAAAGAGTCCCAACGCCCTTTTATCCACCCTTGGCTTGTGCTTTAAAACAAGGATGAACTTATCCTTTGGCAGGTCTTTTAAGATCTCATACTCGCTGAGAGGTCCTACGCAGGCATTAAAAAACCGGCAGTCGTCGTCATCCACTCCTACCACAATAATGGAGCCCAAATCTACCCAAGAACCTCTGAGTAGCACAAAACCTGCACTCTCTGTAAATTCTATAGCCTGCTGGACACCCCTATAGTACTCGTGATTGCCAAGCACCGCAAACTTACCCAAGGGCGGAGACATTTCCCTTAGGGCTTGAGCCAGTCCGTCCTTTCTCTTCATGTTTCCATCCACCAAGTCGCCCGTAGATACCAAAAGGTCTGGCTTGTACTTTTCATACACCTCTTTTATAAGTTTGATCTTGTCCATCCCCATAACAGGTCCCAAATGGACATCGGAGATATGCATGATCCTTATTCTCTGTGAAACCTTGTCGGTTTTTATATGAAAGTGATAAACCTCCGGCTTTAGGGTTTCGTAGTAGCTGTAAGCGGACAGGCTAAGGGCAAGCGAAAGGGCTATGACAATGGATAACTTTTTGCTTGGTCTTGGTAGAGGGTTTATCCCAAAGATGGAATGCATAGCCCTAACAAAGAGAGAATAGAGGTCCAAAAGGAGGAAAGATATAATCAAGTATAGCAAAAAGCCCATGTAGAGGAGGGTGCCAAGACCTATGATATAGGAAAGGGAAGGAGAGAAGTTGGCGTCCGCATACCTCATCAAAAAGGGAGAGAAAAAGCCCAAAGCAAGGACCGGTAATATAGCCCTGTGCCTTAACCTAAGATACACATAGAGGTTCATAAGGAGGTATATACTCAAGAAGGCAAGGATAAACCATTTCATGCTTCTTCTAATTTATATCCCACACCCCTAACAGTCTTTATCCACTCGCCCTCCTTTCCTAACTTTTCCCTAAGGTTTTTTACATGAACATCTATGGTTCTATCATAGACCTCCTTTTTTAGAACATGTTCCACTAAATATTCCCTGCTTACGGGCTTTCCATAGTTTTCCAAAAGGGTCTTCAAAACGGCAAACTCCGTTTTTGTTAGGTTTATGGGTTCTTTGCCCCTTCTTACTTCCATCCTTTCCATATCCACCGTCAAACTACCAAGCCTTACAATCCCACCCTCCCTTAAGGCACCGTACCTTCTCATAACCGCCCTTATTCGTGCCAAAAGCTCTTTTATGGAAAAGGGTTTGGTAATGTAGTCGTCTGCCCCAAGCTCAAAACCCTTTAGCTTGTCCTCCTCCGCAGTTTTGGCAGTCAAAAAAATTATTGGAACATCCTTAGTTTCTGGAGAGGACCTGAGTATGTTTGCCACTTTAAAGCCATCCAAGGAGGGTACCATCACATCCAATATAAAAAGGTTTGGCCTTTCCTCCTTTACCCTCTCCAAGAGTTCAACACCCTTG encodes the following:
- a CDS encoding metallophosphoesterase → MKWFILAFLSIYLLMNLYVYLRLRHRAILPVLALGFFSPFLMRYADANFSPSLSYIIGLGTLLYMGFLLYLIISFLLLDLYSLFVRAMHSIFGINPLPRPSKKLSIVIALSLALSLSAYSYYETLKPEVYHFHIKTDKVSQRIRIMHISDVHLGPVMGMDKIKLIKEVYEKYKPDLLVSTGDLVDGNMKRKDGLAQALREMSPPLGKFAVLGNHEYYRGVQQAIEFTESAGFVLLRGSWVDLGSIIVVGVDDDDCRFFNACVGPLSEYEILKDLPKDKFILVLKHKPRVDKRALGLFDLMLAGHTHGGVYYPVGKFIIPRLFDANAGWVELGKGSVLFVSKGVGTGGPPMRFFEPPDMAIIDIQ
- a CDS encoding response regulator transcription factor — translated: MKVFLLEDDTDLLELLTYHLQKEGFEVVSFSKGVELLERVKEERPNLFILDVMVPSLDGFKVANILRSSPETKDVPIIFLTAKTAEEDKLKGFELGADDYITKPFSIKELLARIRAVMRRYGALREGGIVRLGSLTVDMERMEVRRGKEPINLTKTEFAVLKTLLENYGKPVSREYLVEHVLKKEVYDRTIDVHVKNLREKLGKEGEWIKTVRGVGYKLEEA